The proteins below come from a single Prolixibacter sp. NT017 genomic window:
- a CDS encoding outer membrane beta-barrel protein, with protein sequence MKRLAITTVFLLISLVSFSQSKFRAGIYVEGSQFFPEGTSVKKNGFSTGGGAYASYPIGKLFSASLGVGYRYKTNKTAFEIPDESNPTTGYAYKTVEETYPQHYLVVPLKVKFTPVQKFFIEGGIETSWLLNYDYVNEKPEFNGLLGAGYHLTQKLDASLCYIRGFKDQGMGNKNDYGQIYKNRMLTLTFSYSVFGK encoded by the coding sequence ATGAAACGATTAGCAATTACAACAGTTTTCCTTTTGATTAGTCTTGTCTCCTTTTCGCAGTCGAAATTCAGGGCAGGAATATACGTCGAAGGAAGCCAATTTTTTCCTGAAGGAACATCTGTCAAAAAAAATGGTTTTTCAACCGGAGGAGGAGCCTATGCCTCCTATCCAATAGGAAAATTGTTCTCCGCTTCGCTCGGCGTTGGTTACAGATACAAAACCAACAAAACGGCTTTTGAAATACCAGATGAATCGAATCCCACAACTGGTTATGCTTATAAAACCGTTGAAGAAACATACCCACAGCATTACCTTGTCGTTCCGTTGAAAGTTAAATTTACTCCCGTACAAAAGTTCTTTATCGAAGGAGGAATAGAAACATCCTGGTTACTCAATTATGACTATGTGAATGAGAAACCGGAATTTAACGGGCTACTGGGTGCAGGCTACCACCTGACTCAAAAATTAGATGCTTCTCTCTGTTATATAAGGGGCTTTAAAGACCAGGGAATGGGCAATAAAAATGATTATGGCCAGATTTACAAAAACAGAATGCTGACTTTGACCTTCTCGTATTCAGTTTTCGGTAAGTAA